In Opisthocomus hoazin isolate bOpiHoa1 chromosome 3, bOpiHoa1.hap1, whole genome shotgun sequence, a genomic segment contains:
- the NPBWR1 gene encoding neuropeptides B/W receptor type 1: MEIPSLPETNSSCADCTVRGDGGLNISTPLLSPSFYVTVPVIYSVICAVGLIGNTAVIYVILKAPKMKTVTNIFILNLAIADELFTLVLPINIADYLLLQWPFGEFMCKLIISIDQYNTFSSIYFLTVMSIDRYLVVVATTKSRKMSYRTYRAAKIVSLCVWSFVTVIILPFTVFAKIYKEQGRSQCVFVFPHPESLWWKGSRIYTLILGFAIPVSTICILYTTMLCRLRRVHLHCNAKALDKAKKKVTLMVVVILAVCLFCWTPYHLSTVVALTTDIPQTPLIIGISYFITSLSYANSCFNPFLYAFLDDSFRRSLRKLIDCRTTS, translated from the coding sequence ATGGAGATCCCCTCCCTCCCTGAGACCAATTCGTCGTGTGCAGACTGCACTGTGAGAGGGGATGGGGGTCTGAATATATCCACTCCCCTGCTGAGCCCCAGCTTCTATGTCACGGTGCCTGTCATCTACTCGGTCATCTGTGCCGTGGGGCTGATAGGCAACACTGCCGTCATCTATGTAATCCTCAAAGCCCCGAAGATGAAAACGGTCACCAACATCTTCATCCTCAACCTGGCCATTGCTGATGAGCTCTTTACTTTGGTGCTACCCATCAACATTGCTGACTACCTGCTCCTGCAGTGGCCCTTTGGAGAGTTCATGTGCAAGCTCATCATTTCCATAGACCAGTACAACACCTTCTCCAGCATCTACTTCCTCACTGTCATGAGCATTGACCGCTACCTGGTTGTGGTGGCCACCACCAAGTCCAGGAAGATGTCCTACCGCACCTACCGAGCCGCCAAGATTGTGAGCCTCTGCGTCTGGTCCTTCGTCACAGTCATCATCCTGCCCTTCACTGTCTTTGCTAAGATATACAAGGAGCAGGGACGCTCCCAGTGTGTCTTCGTGTTCCCCCACCCTGAGAGCCTCTGGTGGAAAGGCAGTCGGATCTACACCCTTATTTTAGGCTTTGCCATCCCAGTGTCCACCATCTGCATCCTCTACACCACCATGCTGTGCAGACTGAGACGTGTGCACCTCCATTGCAATGCAAAAGCGCtagacaaagccaaaaaaaaggtGACGCTGATGGTTGTTGTCATCCTGGCTGTGTGCCTGTTCTGCTGGACACCATATCACCTTAGCACAGTGGTGGCCCTCACTACAGACATCCCACAAACTCCACTCATCATCGGGATTTCCTACTTCATCACTAGCTTGAGTTATGCCAACAGCTGCTTCAACCCTTTCCTGTACGCCTTTCTGGATGACAGTTTCCGGAGGAGCCTTCGCAAACTGATTGATTGCAGAACCACCTCATAA